The genomic DNA TATGGGAACCTGGATATGAACTTTTTCGCTTGAGCGTTGCTTGCCAGAGCGGATAAAGTTTATAGCCGTATCAAGACTGTCGATATTAACGCCGCTCCATTTGTAAAGACGTTCGCCATCTGGTGTGCAAGATAGTGATCGGGTTGAACGAGTCAACAATGGTGTGCCCAGTTTAATTTCTAGCCCGCTTAATCGCCGACCTAGTGTATTGGCGGGTATGCCGAGCTGTTTGCTGGCCTTTGAGAAATTTCCAGCACGAACGATTTGAACAAAGAGTGAGATATCGTCAAACATGGTGTTTGTATCGAGTGATCAATTCTGGTTGGAAATAATTCGCAGCTTAAAGATGATTTTCTTTATGCCCAAACATTAGCTTGCCATGATAGTACCTCATGGGGTTTTGATTGAAAATTGTTGAAACTGGATGAGAGATCTCCACTATGACGAGGAATGATCATAGCGAAATTTTATAAAAAATGGTGTTGTGTTTGATTTTTTTGATTAACATCAATGAGGAAATTTTTTACCTTTAGTTTGCTATCTGTTCGGTTAAAAAAACAGGTTGATTGGGGCACTGTCCATAACGTGCTCTGTAGATAGGGCCACATTTGTTATCTGTTCATTAGTGTTGGTACATTCGTCCATCAATGGAGTATGGCTGACAAAAAGTAAGCTCCTGCTCAAGGCCGTCTTGTCGGGGGCTATCTTTTGTGACGAGGGATCCGCTCAGGCAGTGCCCTGCATTGTAATGACCCAGCGAAACCTGCTCAGGTTAAACGGCTAAAGCAAACGCTTCAGCCGGGGTTTTCATCCCGAGTGCCTGATGAGGGCGGCGGGTGTTGTAGAAGCGTATCCAGTCGCTGATGACACGGCTTGCGTGCTGCAAGGTCTCAAAGCGATGACGATGCGCGCATTGCTCCTTGAACGTACGGATGACCCGCTCGACCATGCCGTTCTGCTGTGGGCAATGCGGCGTGATGAACTCCTGGCGCAGGCCATAGCTGCGTACCAGTGCGGTATAGCTGCGAGAGGTAAAAACCAGGCCGTTATCCGAGCGCAGCAGGAACGGCTCGGGCACGCGACCCAGCGTCCCGAAGCGGGCGATCAGCGCATGCTCCAGGGCTGCGCCGGCGGTACAAGCCCGGCCGCTGCGGGACAGATGCCAGCCCAGCAGCTCACGGGTGTGGCAATCGATCACCAGAGCCAGAGTGGTCCAGTCATCACGCCCGGCCCATACCCGGCACAGGTCCGTGGACCAGCGCTCGTTGGGCCGCATCGCCACCGACGGCAGTGCCTGGATGCGCGGCCGGAACCCTACCGGTCGTTTCCTGACCTGCCAGCCCATCAGCTGGAAGATGCGCTGCACCGTGTTCTTGTTGAACCCCAGCAGGTACGCCACCGTCCGGTAGCCGAATGAAGGCACCTCCTCGATCAATGACTTGATCGGTACGCTGAATTTCGGATCGACTTTCGGAGCGGCCTTGACTGGCTTGTAGTACACCGTGCGGCGCGGGACATCGAACCAGCGACACAGCTTCGTGATCGGGACGATAAAGCCCTCGGCCTGCAGTCCCTGACGGATCATCTCGATCACTTCTCGTCCTCGCCCAACAGGGACTGCAATTTTTTTCTGGCGCGCAACTCCAGCATGGCTTCGCCGTAAGCCTCTTGCAAATCCTTGATCTGCCGTTCGTACTGTTCCTTGATGTCCAGCGGGTTGGCCCGCAGGGCATTCTCCATGCCCCGCTTGCCATCATCGACCCATTGCTCGACCTCCGAGGGAGACAGATCATAGGCACGGCTGGCCTCGGCCACCGTGGTCTTGCCCTGGATGATATCCAGCACCAGCGCGCTCTTGCGCCTGGCCGTCCACCGCTTGATATCTTCTTCCATCTTCACGCTCACCGTCTGTTTCCTTGATTATGGCGTGAGCAGGTTTTTACTGGGTTATTACAGGGCAGCAGCTCCTGCAGCCAGTCATGCAGGACTAGTAGGCAGGATTGGCTGTGTGCTTGCCGTTGTGTCCGCGGGCTGGCGCGAATCGAGTTTTCTATGTCGCATAGTGCCCCGGTAATCCCCCCCAATCTGTTCGAGTGTTTCCCGCGTGATGTCGGTTGGGCGTGCGATATGCAAATCATAAAACTTGCTTCGCACGTGCACCTAGCACCCTGTTTCCAGAATCTCACCGTCCCTGTACAGTTCGTTTAAGCTGGCGTAGGCATCGGCCAGCAGGATGCCTTGAAGTCCTTCAGATGGATTTGCAGGTGCAGGCCTTTTCGGTCGGGTGAGTAGGCAAATCAGACACCTGGCGGGGTGTCGTCTACGGCTGTCCGGTCATCCCGCACATAGGTCCATAGCCGGTCGGCCCGGGTTTTGCCGGTACAGCGGTAGATGACCGCCATGCTTGCCCATCAGCCGTGCGCCAGCAGGCCCGGATCGGCAAAGCTCCGGGCAAACGGACGGGAGGGGCTGCGGTCTGGGTGATGCAGCCGCAGCAGGCGTAGTGGGGGCGTACATGGCGCACGACGCGGACGCTGGGCGGGACGTATTTCAGCACTTTGGCGCTGTCTTCGCCGATCCAGTGCCAGTCGCCGCCACTCTCGGGACAGACCAATCCCCGCTTCTGGTATCCCCGTTGTCAATTAGCAATCTGTGTTGGGTACGGAAGGGGCAAGAGGTCACTAGTAAAGCATTTTATACCAATGACATTTATTTATTTAAATAAATATATTTGGCATATATCGGGGATTAAAAAAATTGAATAAGCCGCTTAGATAATCGCCCTCTCTTTGCAGTACTGTTGCGCTAAGCTTGCCCTAGTTTCATTATCCCAAGTGGGCAAGATCTGATATGCGTAGAAATACTGAAGTACTTGCCCCTGGAACGGGAATCGGCGTAGCTAAAACCAAATTTGAGTGCAATCATGAATTTTTTTGACAACATCTCCATGCGGGCAAAGTTTATTGTCAACTTCCTCGCCAGTGCTAGCATACTGATTGCTGCCATTTTTTTCTGCATCTGGCAGATTCGCATCATCGGTCAGAATACTGATGCCATTGCGAGCAACTGGTTGCCGTCGGTACAGGCTGCAGGAGAAATCAGCCAGCTGCGGCTGCGCTATCGCGTTCGCAGTCTTGAATTCATGCAGCCGAATACGCCAGAGGAGCATGCAAAAATTGCTGGTTCGATGACTGAGCTGAATGGAAAGCTGGAGCAGGCTTTTAAGAAATATGAGCCGCTGATCAGCAGTGCAGAGGAGAAACAGGCCTATGACGGGGCAGTAGCAGCTGCTGTCGGCTATCGTGAGGTCGTTCAGCAGGCGGTTCACCTGATGCAGTCCGGAAAAGAAGATGAAGCGCGGGTCTTGAGCAAGGGGGAGTGGACCAAGCGTGCCAACCTACTGCGTGACCAAACCGATGCACTGATCAGGATCAACGCTGATGGCGCCAAGGGGGCTGCAGCAGTGGCGGCTGAGAGCGCTGCAGCCGGTATCCGGGATGCACTGGTGGCGCTGCTGCTCGGGGTCGTGATGGCGCTGGCACTGTCCTGGCTATTTGCTAGGAGGGTCACAACCCGCTTGGGCCAGACCATCGTAGCGGCGCAGGCTATATCCAGCGGCGAACTCGATACCACCTTGCCACCCAGCAGCCGGGATGAGGTGGGCAAGCTCATTGATGCGATGGGCAGCATGCAGATCAGTTTGCGTGCCATTATCAAACAGATCTCGCAGTCGGCCGGCCAATTGGCACATACAGCGCACAGCATGACTGAACAAATGGAGCGACTGGAGCAGGCTTCTAGTGCTGCTAACGAGTCGACCTCGTCGGCCGCTGCCGCAATCGAGCAACTATCGGTCAGCATTGACCACGTGTCCGCGAATGCCCGTGAAACTGAGGTTGACTCGCGTGATGTGGCCGAGCTAGCACAGCGGGGTCGGACCACCGCGCACGATGTATCGGCTAGTATTCTGTCCATTTCCGGCGAAATCAGTACGGCATCGACCCAAGTTGTATCGCTGGCGGAACGCACGCGCAATATTAGCGGCATTGCCGACACCATCCGTGATATCGCTGACCAGACAAACCTGCTGGCGCTGAATGCTGCGATCGAAGCTGCTCGCGCAGGCGAGGCGGGGCGAGGATTCGCGGTGGTAGCAGATGAAGTCCGTAAGCTGGCCGAGCGTACCGCGCTGGCCACTAACGAGATCTCTAGCATTATCCAGGCTGTAGTCAAGGAAACGGCGACGGTCTCCGAGGTCATGGATCATGTGAATCCGATGGTCGAAGCCGGGGTCTCCCAGGTAAACCAGCTAACAGCTTCGCTGGGTGATATCGACGACCGCATGGAGCGTGCGCTGGAGCGTTTCCGCAACGTGGCAGAAGCGGTGACTGAGCAGAGCCAGGCCGGCACCAATCTGGCCGGTGACGTTGAACGGGTGGTGGGCGTGGTCGAGGAGACCCAGTCGACGGTTCAGTTTACTCGCGAGGCAGCGCGGCAACTTGAATCGCTGGCGCTTGGCTTGCAGAAGGAAGTTGCTCGCTTCTCGATCTGACGCATTCTCAGTTTTTTTCAGGTGTCGGGCGCGCTTTGCCGGGATTTCGGGGAGGCGCGCCGTCGTTTTCGTAACCGTCTTTTCTGCCCGAATAACGTGCTATCTCCCGGGATTTCCAACGTTATGACGATATCAAATATGCTTTCGTGTTGCGTTGCGGTGTGCTGAGTGCCATATGACTTGACCGTCTGATGCGGGCATAAATCGTGATTATTAGCAGTGAATTAGGTAGAATTTTTTGCACACGGTCGGAGTCTGTATTTTTTTGGCCCGTCGGCGATTTTTTGAGCCCATTCTGGCTCTGCCGCCTCACGCCGATATCGCTATCCGTGTGATGTCATTATTTCAATAAATGGAAAATTCCGTGAAGATTACTGCAAAAATTGTAGCTATCAGTGTGGTTGCATTGGGAGTGTTTGTTTACAAACTGGATGTATTGCCATCATTCAACAATGTCGTTTCGTCTTCGGTATCCACACCGGGGCAGTCACCCGAAGACGAGGCACAGCAAGCCAAAATGGAACCGTTTATCCAGTGCATCAATGAGGTCGATTCCATCTGGGGTGAGCGTTACCAGATTTATCGTGGGATGTATGCAGACTTTGTACGCGGCGGTCCCACGCCCAATCTTCGCGCCCGCTTCTACCTGACCATGCATGGCGACCGCTATCAGGGGGCCAAGACCTGCATTGCCGGTCTGGAAAAGGGCATCAAGGCAACGCCGGCCGATCCGGAACTCGACAAGGCCGGTGAGGCCTATCTGCAGACCTTGCGCGAACTGCTACCGCTGATTACGGAACTCGACACCTACTACGACCAGCAGTCCTATCGCGACGACAACAAGGCGAGGGCCAAGGCGCTGGACGAACAGATCGGATCGCT from Microvirgula aerodenitrificans DSM 15089 includes the following:
- a CDS encoding DUF3829 domain-containing protein, with amino-acid sequence MKITAKIVAISVVALGVFVYKLDVLPSFNNVVSSSVSTPGQSPEDEAQQAKMEPFIQCINEVDSIWGERYQIYRGMYADFVRGGPTPNLRARFYLTMHGDRYQGAKTCIAGLEKGIKATPADPELDKAGEAYLQTLRELLPLITELDTYYDQQSYRDDNKARAKALDEQIGSLFERLFSASSQMHKIISGRNLDMQRKMLAAMEKETGKDIWWQTENVMLQARVAVDAIESLSTSGKMSAESVQVVETVYTKAYEEAKAYGAANRPAAGTAKTAADPFWFDIASTADSLALSIKTLRRDQGDGKKNVSRDLDDITRSFNRLVERYNERNQMRQRYIASTGR
- a CDS encoding IS66 family transposase zinc-finger binding domain-containing protein, with amino-acid sequence MVCPESGGDWHWIGEDSAKVLKYVPPSVRVVRHVRPHYACCGCITQTAAPPVRLPGALPIRACWRTADGQAWRSSTAVPAKPGPTGYGPMCGMTGQP
- a CDS encoding methyl-accepting chemotaxis protein, yielding MNFFDNISMRAKFIVNFLASASILIAAIFFCIWQIRIIGQNTDAIASNWLPSVQAAGEISQLRLRYRVRSLEFMQPNTPEEHAKIAGSMTELNGKLEQAFKKYEPLISSAEEKQAYDGAVAAAVGYREVVQQAVHLMQSGKEDEARVLSKGEWTKRANLLRDQTDALIRINADGAKGAAAVAAESAAAGIRDALVALLLGVVMALALSWLFARRVTTRLGQTIVAAQAISSGELDTTLPPSSRDEVGKLIDAMGSMQISLRAIIKQISQSAGQLAHTAHSMTEQMERLEQASSAANESTSSAAAAIEQLSVSIDHVSANARETEVDSRDVAELAQRGRTTAHDVSASILSISGEISTASTQVVSLAERTRNISGIADTIRDIADQTNLLALNAAIEAARAGEAGRGFAVVADEVRKLAERTALATNEISSIIQAVVKETATVSEVMDHVNPMVEAGVSQVNQLTASLGDIDDRMERALERFRNVAEAVTEQSQAGTNLAGDVERVVGVVEETQSTVQFTREAARQLESLALGLQKEVARFSI
- a CDS encoding IS3 family transposase produces the protein MIRQGLQAEGFIVPITKLCRWFDVPRRTVYYKPVKAAPKVDPKFSVPIKSLIEEVPSFGYRTVAYLLGFNKNTVQRIFQLMGWQVRKRPVGFRPRIQALPSVAMRPNERWSTDLCRVWAGRDDWTTLALVIDCHTRELLGWHLSRSGRACTAGAALEHALIARFGTLGRVPEPFLLRSDNGLVFTSRSYTALVRSYGLRQEFITPHCPQQNGMVERVIRTFKEQCAHRHRFETLQHASRVISDWIRFYNTRRPHQALGMKTPAEAFALAV
- a CDS encoding DUF1153 domain-containing protein; the protein is MSVKMEEDIKRWTARRKSALVLDIIQGKTTVAEASRAYDLSPSEVEQWVDDGKRGMENALRANPLDIKEQYERQIKDLQEAYGEAMLELRARKKLQSLLGEDEK